The Vibrio nitrifigilis genome window below encodes:
- the proB gene encoding glutamate 5-kinase yields the protein MTTNQQNGKTTHTIVVKLGTSVLTGGSLALDRAHMVELARQCAELKKLGHSVVIVSSGAIAAGREHLGYPALPNAISSKQLLAAVGQSQLIEAWERLFSIYGIKIGQMLLTRADLEDRERFLNARDMIHALVEHDIVPIVNENDAVATNEIKVGDNDNLSALVGILCGADKLLLLTDQKGLFTADPRKDPNAELIKEVKTIDDTLRKIAGDSGTTLGTGGMATKLQAADIARRTGMEVIIAAGRAPNVIFDALSETPQGTRFLPLEESLENRKTWILAGPASSGDITIDDGAVRALEEKGSSLLAKGVVRVAGEFARGEVVRVLDTAGNMMARGIVAYSSLELAKIAGQHSKMIYDILGYDHGSEVIHRDNMVIIQE from the coding sequence ATGACTACAAATCAACAAAACGGCAAAACAACACATACTATCGTTGTTAAGCTGGGTACCAGTGTACTTACCGGTGGCTCACTGGCCCTTGACCGTGCCCATATGGTCGAGTTGGCCCGTCAGTGTGCTGAACTGAAAAAATTAGGTCACTCAGTAGTGATCGTCTCGTCTGGTGCTATTGCAGCAGGACGTGAACACCTTGGTTACCCCGCACTGCCCAATGCGATCTCTAGCAAGCAGTTGTTAGCCGCAGTAGGGCAAAGCCAGTTGATAGAAGCTTGGGAGCGTCTGTTCTCTATTTACGGCATTAAAATTGGTCAAATGCTGTTAACTCGTGCTGATTTAGAAGACCGTGAACGCTTTTTAAATGCACGCGATATGATTCATGCTTTAGTTGAGCACGATATTGTGCCGATCGTGAATGAAAATGATGCCGTTGCGACCAATGAAATTAAAGTCGGAGATAATGATAATCTTTCGGCTCTAGTGGGTATTTTGTGCGGTGCAGATAAATTGCTATTGCTTACGGATCAAAAAGGCTTATTTACTGCCGATCCGCGTAAAGATCCCAATGCGGAATTAATCAAAGAAGTGAAAACTATCGATGACACTTTGCGTAAAATTGCTGGCGATAGTGGCACTACGTTAGGTACTGGCGGCATGGCGACTAAACTGCAAGCGGCGGATATTGCGCGTCGTACCGGAATGGAAGTGATCATCGCTGCTGGTCGTGCACCTAATGTGATTTTTGATGCATTAAGCGAAACCCCACAAGGAACTCGCTTTCTTCCTCTAGAAGAGTCATTAGAGAATAGAAAAACTTGGATTTTAGCCGGTCCCGCTTCATCGGGAGACATTACCATTGATGATGGTGCAGTCAGAGCGCTTGAAGAAAAAGGCAGCAGTTTGCTCGCTAAAGGTGTTGTGCGTGTGGCAGGAGAATTTGCTCGAGGTGAAGTCGTTCGAGTGTTAGATACGGCAGGCAATATGATGGCTCGTGGTATCGTGGCATATTCAAGTCTAGAATTAGCAAAAATTGCTGGGCAACACAGTAAAATGATTTATGACATTCTTGGCTACGACCATGGCTCAGAGGTCATCCACCGCGATAACATGGTCATCATTCAAGAATAA
- a CDS encoding glutamate-5-semialdehyde dehydrogenase, with protein MDLTVMGKAAKEAAFQLAIAPTAQKNRALALIADELEANAEAILAANEKDIAAGRASGLSEAMLDRLLLTEERLAAIASDVRNVISLNDPVGSEIDSRVLENGMSLSRRRVPLGVVGVIYEARPNVTIDIAALCLKTGNASILRGGKETFYSNMELVQVIQSALNKAELPAGAVQYIEKPDRELVSQLLKLDDYVDMIIPRGGAGLHKMCKENSTIPVIIGGFGISHMYIDDSADLDRSVLVVDNSKTQRPSACNSLDTLLVNQQVAAEFLPKLIKQIGEKVTFVVDDSAKAWFNLAPTVRAAIEGDFDTEWLSFTLGVKIVKDVQEAIEHMHEHNASHSDAIMTNNLTNAERFINAAGSAAVYVNASTRFTDGAQFGLGAEVAVSTQKLHARGPMGLEELTSYKWVGKADYLSRS; from the coding sequence GTGGATTTAACAGTAATGGGCAAAGCTGCCAAAGAAGCCGCGTTTCAATTAGCTATTGCTCCTACCGCGCAAAAAAATCGTGCATTAGCCTTAATTGCTGATGAATTAGAAGCAAATGCTGAGGCCATTTTAGCAGCCAATGAAAAAGACATTGCTGCCGGGCGAGCTAGCGGTTTGAGTGAGGCAATGCTCGATCGATTATTACTGACTGAAGAGCGTCTAGCTGCGATAGCCAGTGATGTGCGAAATGTAATTTCGCTCAACGATCCTGTTGGTAGTGAAATTGATAGTCGAGTACTTGAAAATGGCATGTCTTTATCGCGTCGCCGCGTTCCTCTCGGTGTGGTTGGCGTGATCTATGAAGCACGTCCAAATGTCACAATCGATATTGCTGCATTGTGTCTAAAAACCGGTAATGCAAGCATTCTACGTGGCGGTAAAGAGACGTTCTATTCCAATATGGAACTGGTTCAAGTTATCCAATCAGCGCTAAATAAAGCAGAGCTTCCAGCAGGAGCGGTTCAATACATTGAAAAGCCTGATAGAGAATTAGTTTCTCAATTACTAAAACTTGATGATTACGTGGATATGATTATTCCTCGTGGTGGTGCTGGTTTACATAAAATGTGTAAAGAAAATAGTACTATCCCTGTCATTATCGGTGGTTTTGGTATCAGCCATATGTACATTGATGATAGTGCGGATCTCGATCGTTCTGTTTTGGTCGTGGATAATTCCAAAACCCAACGTCCATCGGCGTGTAACTCACTCGATACCCTATTGGTTAATCAACAGGTGGCTGCGGAGTTTTTACCAAAATTGATTAAGCAAATCGGTGAAAAAGTGACTTTTGTGGTCGATGATTCAGCTAAAGCTTGGTTCAATCTTGCTCCAACTGTACGTGCTGCTATAGAGGGTGATTTTGATACAGAATGGTTGAGCTTTACCTTGGGCGTTAAAATCGTCAAGGATGTGCAAGAAGCGATTGAACATATGCATGAACATAATGCTAGTCACTCGGATGCCATAATGACCAATAACCTCACTAATGCAGAACGTTTTATTAACGCTGCCGGTTCAGCTGCGGTTTATGTCAATGCCTCAACCCGTTTTACCGACGGCGCTCAGTTTGGTTTAGGTGCAGAAGTTGCTGTTTCAACACAGAAGCTACATGCCCGTGGACCAATGGGGTTAGAGGAGCTCACTAGCTATAAATGGGTCGGTAAAGCTGATTATCTGTCGCGTAGCTAA
- the nrdR gene encoding transcriptional regulator NrdR: protein MHCPFCSASDTKVIDSRLVADGHQVRRRRQCLACHERFTTFETAELVMPKVIKSNGNREPFDEDKMVGGMQRALEKRPVSADSIELAISTIKSKLRATGEREVPSEMIGSLVMEQLKVLDKVAYIRFASVYRSFEDVREFGEEIAKLED, encoded by the coding sequence ATGCATTGTCCTTTTTGTTCTGCGAGCGATACAAAAGTAATCGACTCCCGACTGGTGGCTGATGGCCATCAGGTGCGCCGTCGTCGTCAATGTTTGGCGTGTCATGAACGTTTTACCACCTTTGAAACGGCTGAATTAGTCATGCCTAAAGTGATTAAATCGAACGGCAACCGTGAACCATTTGACGAAGATAAAATGGTTGGTGGCATGCAACGAGCGTTAGAAAAACGTCCGGTTAGCGCTGATTCTATTGAACTTGCTATTAGCACGATTAAATCGAAGTTACGTGCGACAGGCGAACGAGAGGTACCGAGTGAAATGATCGGTAGCTTAGTAATGGAACAACTCAAAGTCTTGGATAAAGTCGCCTATATCCGTTTTGCGTCTGTGTATCGTAGTTTTGAGGATGTTCGTGAATTTGGCGAGGAAATTGCCAAACTAGAAGATTAA
- the ribD gene encoding bifunctional diaminohydroxyphosphoribosylaminopyrimidine deaminase/5-amino-6-(5-phosphoribosylamino)uracil reductase RibD gives MSKFTPFDYRMMSRAIGLAKRGIYTTSPNPNVGCVIAHEGKVVGEGFHAKAGEPHAEVHAMRMAGDKARGATAYVTLEPCSHYGRTPPCSLGLINAGVKRVVCAMTDPNPQVGGRGFNMLREAGIEVDVGLLEQEARALNPAFLKRMETRKPFVQLKMAASIDGQTALANGRSQWITSTQARRDVQHYRAQASAILSTSQTVLADDASLNVRWSELPQDVQRHYAETSLRQPVRVILDRAHQLHSELKLYQSNSSILTVAETDADICVELDSHHQLRLDQLFQTLAAEHNINHVWVEAGATLAKSLIEQQLVDEIILYMAPKIMGADGRGLFGALGLNDMAQAIDLDIKELRQVGPDIRVVMTPIWKEE, from the coding sequence ATGTCAAAGTTTACTCCATTTGATTATCGAATGATGTCTCGAGCTATTGGTTTAGCCAAGCGCGGGATTTATACCACTTCCCCGAATCCTAATGTGGGCTGCGTGATTGCTCATGAAGGAAAAGTTGTCGGTGAGGGCTTCCATGCGAAAGCGGGGGAGCCTCATGCTGAAGTGCACGCAATGCGTATGGCGGGTGATAAAGCTCGCGGTGCCACCGCGTATGTCACGTTAGAACCTTGTTCTCATTACGGACGTACTCCACCTTGCTCTCTAGGGTTAATTAATGCTGGAGTGAAAAGAGTGGTTTGTGCCATGACTGATCCTAACCCTCAGGTGGGTGGGCGTGGTTTCAATATGTTACGTGAAGCTGGTATCGAGGTGGACGTCGGTTTACTTGAGCAAGAAGCCCGCGCGTTAAATCCAGCCTTTTTGAAGCGTATGGAAACAAGAAAGCCATTTGTGCAGCTAAAAATGGCGGCCAGTATCGATGGTCAAACGGCACTCGCGAATGGACGCAGTCAGTGGATTACATCCACACAAGCTCGTCGAGATGTTCAGCATTATCGGGCACAAGCAAGTGCAATATTATCTACGAGCCAGACGGTATTAGCTGATGATGCTTCGCTCAATGTTCGCTGGTCTGAATTGCCGCAAGATGTCCAACGTCATTACGCTGAAACATCGCTGCGTCAGCCCGTTCGAGTGATTTTGGATCGTGCTCACCAGTTACATTCCGAGCTAAAATTGTATCAATCTAATTCATCGATACTCACTGTGGCTGAAACGGATGCGGATATCTGTGTTGAACTCGATAGCCATCATCAACTGCGCTTAGACCAACTTTTCCAAACGCTTGCTGCTGAACACAACATCAATCATGTTTGGGTAGAAGCAGGCGCTACGTTAGCAAAATCGTTAATTGAACAGCAGCTAGTGGATGAAATTATCCTCTATATGGCTCCTAAAATAATGGGGGCGGATGGTCGGGGATTGTTTGGTGCGCTTGGCTTAAACGATATGGCACAGGCCATCGATCTTGATATTAAAGAACTGCGCCAAGTTGGCCCAGATATTCGCGTTGTTATGACGCCGATTTGGAAAGAAGAATAA
- a CDS encoding riboflavin synthase, whose amino-acid sequence MFTGIVEAVGRLRAITPKGEDVTVTVETGSLDMSDVKLGDSIATNGVCLTVIAFTDHSYSADLSVETLKKSSFADSQVGDPVNLEKAMLPTTRFGGHIVSGHVDGVGQIVERNIVGRAIEFWVQMPEDLSKYVAEKGSITVDGISLTVNDLRKNAFKLTIVPHTTAETTIDQFHVGRKVNLEVDVLARYMERLLRGPQAEEQPESRITLEFLQQNGFA is encoded by the coding sequence ATGTTTACTGGAATTGTTGAAGCAGTAGGTCGTTTAAGAGCCATCACACCAAAAGGCGAGGATGTGACCGTGACCGTCGAGACCGGAAGCCTAGATATGTCTGACGTGAAATTGGGCGATAGTATTGCAACCAACGGCGTCTGTTTAACGGTGATTGCGTTCACTGATCATTCGTATAGCGCGGATTTATCGGTAGAAACACTAAAGAAATCCAGTTTTGCTGATAGCCAAGTGGGTGATCCTGTCAATTTGGAAAAAGCCATGTTACCGACAACCCGTTTTGGGGGGCATATTGTCTCTGGCCATGTTGATGGTGTCGGACAGATAGTTGAACGTAATATCGTTGGTCGTGCGATTGAGTTTTGGGTTCAAATGCCGGAAGATTTGTCTAAATATGTCGCCGAAAAGGGATCTATCACGGTCGATGGTATTAGTTTAACGGTAAATGATTTACGCAAAAATGCGTTTAAATTGACCATTGTGCCTCATACCACGGCAGAAACAACCATTGACCAGTTTCATGTTGGGCGTAAAGTTAACCTTGAAGTTGATGTATTAGCTCGTTATATGGAGCGTTTATTGCGCGGCCCACAAGCAGAAGAACAACCAGAATCTCGTATTACACTAGAATTCTTACAACAAAATGGTTTTGCTTAA
- the ribBA gene encoding bifunctional 3,4-dihydroxy-2-butanone-4-phosphate synthase/GTP cyclohydrolase II, producing the protein MTISKPEEIIEDIRQGKMVILMDDEDRENEGDIIMAAEFVTPEAINFMATHGRGLICLTLTKERCLKLGLNPMVKDNGAQFSTAFTVSIEAAEGVTTGISAADRARTVEAAVAKDAKASDLVQPGHVFPLAAQDGGVLMRAGHTEAGCDLARLAGLEPAAVIVEILNEDGTMARRPDLEVFAAKHGIKLGTIAALIEYRNNTETTIERVAQCHLPTEFGDFELVTYRDIIDDQIHYALKKGDLTKDTPLVRVHLQDTFNDLLRSNRNSDRSWGLDKAMQRIGQEGGVLVILGKEETSELILHRVKTFEQQDKGEAPTSAKKPGTSRRVGVGSQILADLGVTNMRLLSSETKKYHALAGFGLNVVEYVCQ; encoded by the coding sequence ATGACAATTAGTAAGCCTGAAGAAATTATCGAAGATATTCGTCAAGGTAAAATGGTCATCCTGATGGATGATGAAGACCGTGAAAATGAAGGCGATATCATTATGGCGGCAGAGTTTGTAACGCCAGAAGCGATTAACTTTATGGCCACTCATGGTCGTGGTCTAATCTGTTTAACTTTGACAAAAGAACGCTGTCTGAAATTGGGTTTAAACCCTATGGTCAAAGACAATGGCGCACAATTCTCTACGGCATTTACTGTCTCGATTGAAGCAGCGGAAGGCGTCACTACGGGGATTTCTGCCGCAGATCGTGCGCGTACTGTTGAAGCTGCGGTTGCAAAAGACGCGAAAGCATCGGATTTAGTTCAACCTGGGCACGTCTTTCCTCTAGCGGCTCAAGATGGTGGCGTACTAATGCGCGCTGGGCACACTGAAGCGGGGTGTGATTTAGCTCGTTTGGCGGGGTTAGAACCTGCGGCAGTGATTGTCGAAATTTTAAATGAAGACGGCACGATGGCTCGTCGTCCGGATCTAGAAGTCTTTGCCGCTAAACACGGTATCAAATTGGGTACGATTGCTGCGTTAATTGAATATCGTAATAATACCGAAACAACCATTGAACGTGTTGCTCAATGCCATTTACCAACAGAATTTGGTGATTTTGAATTAGTCACTTACCGCGACATTATTGATGATCAAATTCACTATGCATTGAAAAAAGGTGATTTAACGAAAGATACACCGTTAGTTCGGGTTCATCTACAAGACACATTCAACGACTTGCTACGTAGCAATCGTAATTCAGATCGCAGCTGGGGTTTGGATAAAGCGATGCAGCGTATTGGTCAAGAAGGCGGAGTATTAGTGATTCTTGGTAAAGAAGAAACAAGTGAGCTCATTCTGCATCGAGTGAAAACCTTTGAACAACAAGATAAAGGTGAAGCTCCAACCTCTGCGAAAAAACCAGGTACCTCTCGTCGTGTTGGTGTTGGCTCACAGATTCTTGCTGATTTAGGCGTCACGAATATGCGTTTGCTTTCTTCTGAAACGAAAAAGTATCATGCATTAGCCGGCTTTGGTCTTAACGTCGTTGAGTACGTGTGCCAATAA
- the ribH gene encoding 6,7-dimethyl-8-ribityllumazine synthase has product MKVIEGGFPAPNAKIAIVISRFNSFINESLLSGAIDTLKRHGQVADDNITVVRCPGAVELPLVAQRVAKTGKFDAIISLGTVIRGGTPHFEYVSSEMNKGLAHVSLEYSIPVAFGVLTVDTIDQAIERAGTKAGNKGAEAALSALEMINVLSEIDS; this is encoded by the coding sequence ATGAAAGTGATCGAAGGTGGCTTCCCAGCGCCAAATGCGAAAATTGCAATCGTAATTTCTCGTTTTAACAGTTTTATTAATGAAAGTTTACTGTCTGGTGCCATCGATACTTTGAAGCGTCATGGTCAAGTAGCAGATGACAACATCACTGTTGTTCGTTGCCCTGGTGCGGTTGAGCTCCCTCTAGTTGCACAGCGCGTAGCAAAAACTGGCAAATTCGATGCAATCATATCTCTTGGTACGGTTATCCGTGGTGGTACACCACACTTCGAATACGTAAGTAGTGAGATGAACAAAGGTTTGGCACACGTTTCATTGGAGTACAGCATTCCTGTGGCATTTGGTGTGTTGACTGTTGACACTATTGATCAAGCGATTGAACGCGCAGGAACCAAGGCTGGTAATAAAGGTGCAGAGGCTGCACTAAGCGCGCTTGAAATGATTAATGTTCTATCTGAAATTGATTCCTAA
- the nusB gene encoding transcription antitermination factor NusB: MGASVKPAARRNARQFALQAIYSWQISHENVATIEEQFLSGGKYDEEENHASEPALVAPETDVQYFRDLLTGVVLSHKELDSKLRPFVSRPMQDLDMMELALLRLAMYEMTRREDVPYKVVINEAIELAKVFAAEDSHKFINGVLDKAAPHVRKKA, from the coding sequence ATGGGGGCCAGTGTGAAACCAGCCGCACGTCGTAATGCACGCCAATTTGCACTACAAGCTATTTATTCATGGCAAATTTCTCATGAAAATGTAGCAACAATTGAAGAACAATTCCTTTCTGGTGGTAAGTATGATGAAGAAGAAAATCATGCGTCTGAGCCTGCTTTAGTTGCACCAGAAACTGATGTTCAGTACTTCCGTGATCTTTTGACTGGTGTTGTGCTTAGCCACAAAGAGTTAGACAGTAAATTACGTCCATTCGTCTCTCGCCCAATGCAAGACTTGGATATGATGGAATTAGCTCTACTTCGTCTAGCTATGTACGAAATGACTCGCCGTGAAGATGTACCATATAAAGTGGTTATTAACGAAGCGATTGAACTAGCGAAAGTATTTGCTGCTGAAGACAGCCACAAATTCATTAATGGGGTGCTTGATAAAGCGGCACCACATGTACGCAAAAAGGCGTAA
- the thiL gene encoding thiamine-phosphate kinase: MSGEFDFIQTYLSDRQMNRKDVHLSLGDDCAIVKAPENVRIALSTDTLVAGTHFLANANPAWIAHKALASNLSDLAAMGATPAWVSLALTLPTIDEPWVKSFCDAFFELANYYHIQLIGGDTTKGPLSITLTVQGFVPEDNALTRDGAQIGDWIYVTGQLGDSRAGLEVILDENQRHKPFASELEKRHYLASPRILVGQALLDLASAAIDISDGLIADLGHILHRSEVGASLNVEDLPCSKELLDFCDSSRVAQQYALSSGEEYELCFTVPEENRGSIESALAHTGTLVTCIGQVRTQGIFEVLHHGKPVDWQLSGYDHFKA; encoded by the coding sequence ATGTCCGGCGAATTCGATTTTATTCAAACTTACTTATCTGATCGTCAAATGAATAGGAAAGATGTCCATCTTTCATTAGGAGATGATTGTGCCATTGTAAAAGCACCAGAAAATGTGCGTATAGCGCTAAGTACAGACACTCTTGTCGCTGGAACTCACTTTCTTGCGAACGCTAACCCTGCTTGGATTGCTCATAAGGCGCTCGCTTCTAACTTAAGTGATTTAGCTGCTATGGGGGCAACACCTGCATGGGTTTCTCTAGCGTTAACATTACCAACGATTGATGAGCCGTGGGTAAAATCCTTCTGTGATGCTTTTTTTGAATTGGCTAATTACTATCATATTCAATTGATAGGAGGTGATACGACCAAAGGTCCATTAAGTATTACTTTGACGGTACAAGGTTTTGTACCTGAAGATAATGCGTTGACTCGTGATGGTGCCCAGATAGGGGATTGGATCTACGTGACTGGACAATTGGGTGATAGTCGGGCTGGATTAGAAGTAATTCTAGATGAAAATCAACGTCATAAACCTTTTGCATCTGAATTAGAAAAACGCCATTATTTGGCTTCTCCACGCATTTTAGTTGGTCAAGCTTTGCTCGATCTTGCTTCTGCAGCGATTGATATATCCGATGGTCTGATCGCTGATTTAGGGCATATTCTGCATCGTTCTGAAGTAGGAGCCAGCTTAAACGTTGAAGATTTACCCTGTTCAAAAGAGTTGCTCGACTTTTGTGATTCCTCAAGAGTTGCTCAACAGTATGCGCTGAGTAGTGGTGAAGAATACGAGCTTTGTTTTACCGTTCCAGAAGAAAATAGAGGCTCGATAGAGAGTGCGTTAGCCCATACTGGTACATTAGTGACATGTATTGGCCAAGTGCGAACTCAAGGAATATTTGAAGTATTACATCATGGAAAGCCAGTTGATTGGCAGCTTTCTGGTTATGATCATTTTAAGGCGTAG
- the pgpA gene encoding phosphatidylglycerophosphatase A, producing the protein MLDPKERLSLSNPWHLLATGFGSGLSPVVPGTMGTLASVPFFLLLGQLPLWLYIIVVIIASIIGIKICQITSDDMQVHDHGSIVWDEFAGFWLTMLVVPIYGISALDWHWIVSGFVLFRFFDMLKPWPICWFDKRVHGGLGIMIDDLVAGVISAICLAALGHWCGWV; encoded by the coding sequence ATGCTTGACCCAAAAGAACGACTTTCTCTTTCTAATCCATGGCATTTGTTAGCCACAGGATTTGGTAGTGGTTTATCTCCCGTTGTGCCCGGAACAATGGGGACTTTGGCATCGGTGCCATTTTTCTTACTTCTTGGGCAGTTACCACTTTGGCTCTATATTATCGTTGTGATTATAGCGAGTATTATTGGGATTAAAATTTGTCAAATTACGTCGGACGATATGCAGGTACATGATCATGGTTCGATCGTTTGGGATGAATTTGCTGGCTTTTGGTTAACCATGCTGGTGGTACCTATCTATGGGATTTCTGCGTTAGATTGGCACTGGATCGTATCCGGATTTGTTCTCTTTCGTTTCTTCGACATGCTAAAACCCTGGCCTATTTGTTGGTTTGATAAACGAGTTCACGGTGGATTGGGGATTATGATAGATGATCTTGTCGCTGGTGTGATTTCTGCTATTTGTCTCGCAGCGCTTGGTCATTGGTGTGGTTGGGTATAA
- a CDS encoding DUF3461 family protein, whose product MFPHLNGLGIQDPTLIERYSVRQEAQKDVLKIYFKKQKGELFAKSVKFKFPRQQKNVLVDSGTHQYKSITEISRNLTLVIDELNKITKPEAPQEQDVKEKILSDLRHLEKVVSSKIAEIEADLAKLK is encoded by the coding sequence ATGTTTCCACACCTAAATGGTTTAGGTATTCAAGATCCAACGCTAATTGAACGTTACTCAGTTCGTCAAGAAGCTCAAAAAGATGTCCTCAAAATTTATTTTAAGAAACAGAAAGGGGAATTATTTGCCAAAAGCGTTAAATTCAAGTTTCCTCGTCAGCAAAAAAATGTCTTAGTTGATAGTGGCACTCACCAATACAAATCCATCACTGAAATCAGTAGAAATCTAACGCTAGTCATTGATGAGCTAAACAAAATCACTAAACCGGAAGCTCCACAAGAACAGGATGTTAAAGAGAAAATATTGAGCGATTTACGCCACTTAGAAAAAGTGGTTTCCAGCAAGATTGCTGAAATTGAAGCGGACCTAGCTAAACTGAAATAG